A single region of the Winslowiella toletana genome encodes:
- the cobA gene encoding uroporphyrinogen-III C-methyltransferase: MTYTVSSLDKLLTGKSTGSEPGAVWLVGAGPGDVDLLTVKALRLIESAEVVVYDRLVSPEILALAPPEALCIDVGKTPGFNGMKQAQINQLLVDLAATGRQVVRLKGGDPFIFGRGGEEMSWVQQAGIACHIVPGITAAIGCAAATGIPLTHRDMAQSVRFITGHGRDGKPQLDWQSLQDKRQTLVFYMGLTWCQALSQQLIGHGRDADTPVAIVERGTRRDQRVIITRLQQLAECVARQQPQSPSLLIVGEVVKMYRQPPEATQCSFFEMTDAVC; the protein is encoded by the coding sequence ATGACTTACACTGTCTCTTCTCTGGATAAGTTACTGACCGGCAAGTCCACCGGCAGTGAACCGGGCGCGGTGTGGCTGGTGGGTGCAGGGCCGGGCGATGTCGATTTGTTAACCGTGAAGGCACTGCGTTTGATTGAAAGCGCCGAAGTGGTGGTGTATGACCGGCTGGTCAGCCCTGAGATTCTGGCACTGGCACCGCCAGAAGCGTTGTGCATTGATGTCGGTAAAACGCCGGGCTTTAACGGTATGAAGCAGGCGCAGATTAATCAGCTATTGGTCGATCTCGCTGCAACCGGACGTCAGGTGGTAAGGCTGAAGGGTGGCGATCCGTTTATTTTTGGTCGCGGCGGTGAGGAAATGAGCTGGGTGCAACAAGCCGGTATTGCCTGTCATATCGTGCCAGGCATTACCGCGGCGATTGGTTGTGCGGCAGCGACCGGTATTCCGCTGACCCATCGCGATATGGCGCAGTCGGTGCGTTTTATTACCGGCCACGGGCGCGACGGTAAGCCGCAGCTTGACTGGCAAAGCCTGCAGGACAAGCGCCAGACGCTGGTGTTTTACATGGGGCTAACCTGGTGCCAGGCGCTGAGCCAGCAACTGATTGGTCACGGTCGCGACGCCGACACGCCGGTGGCAATCGTGGAACGCGGCACCCGGCGCGATCAGCGGGTAATCATCACCCGTTTGCAGCAGCTGGCAGAGTGTGTGGCCCGGCAGCAGCCGCAATCACCCAGCCTGTTGATTGTTGGTGAGGTGGTAAAAATGTATCGTCAGCCACCGGAAGCGACGCAGTGCTCATTTTTCGAAATGACCGATGCAGTATGTTAA
- a CDS encoding porin, with product MMKRNVIAVVIPVLLVLGNAQASEIYNKDGNKLDLSGKVNAGHVFSNDANNDGDTTYARLGFKGETQITEQLSGYGMWQYNFQVNNSEGSDAQNGNKTRLGFAGLKFANWGSIDYGRNYGLIYDALAATDMLPKFGGDSGYSDGFASARAGGLLTWRNNDFFGLVDGLNFALQYQGKNERSGNADAVRRANGDGYALSAAYNLDSGFGITGAYASIDRTAAQNAAARGDGDRAQSWATSIKYDANQIYLATLYGETRNATPISGGFANKAQNFEAVAQYQFLNGLRPSLAYVSSKGKDIEGIGSADLFKYIAVGTYYYFNKNMVFYAEYKINLLDSDNPLGLSNDDVTGIGLTYQF from the coding sequence ATGATGAAGCGTAATGTAATTGCAGTGGTAATACCTGTTCTGCTAGTGCTGGGTAATGCTCAGGCTTCAGAAATTTATAACAAGGACGGGAATAAACTCGATCTGTCGGGAAAAGTTAACGCCGGTCATGTGTTCTCCAATGACGCCAATAATGATGGCGATACCACATACGCCCGCCTCGGCTTTAAAGGTGAAACGCAGATAACCGAACAGCTCAGCGGCTACGGCATGTGGCAATACAATTTTCAGGTCAATAACTCTGAAGGTTCCGATGCGCAGAATGGCAATAAAACCCGCTTAGGTTTTGCCGGTCTGAAATTCGCTAACTGGGGCTCGATCGACTACGGCCGCAACTACGGTCTTATCTATGACGCACTGGCCGCCACCGATATGCTGCCAAAATTTGGTGGCGACTCTGGCTACAGCGATGGCTTCGCCTCCGCTCGTGCCGGTGGCCTGCTGACCTGGCGCAACAACGATTTCTTTGGTCTGGTGGACGGGCTGAATTTTGCCCTGCAATATCAGGGTAAAAACGAGCGCAGCGGCAATGCCGATGCCGTTCGGCGCGCGAACGGTGATGGCTATGCCCTCTCCGCGGCTTATAATCTGGACTCCGGTTTTGGCATAACCGGTGCTTATGCCAGCATTGATCGCACTGCGGCACAGAATGCGGCAGCTCGCGGTGACGGCGATCGCGCGCAGTCCTGGGCTACGTCAATCAAGTACGACGCTAACCAGATCTACCTGGCAACGCTATACGGTGAAACGCGTAACGCCACGCCAATCAGCGGTGGCTTTGCCAATAAAGCGCAGAATTTTGAAGCGGTGGCTCAGTATCAATTCCTGAATGGCTTACGCCCTTCTCTGGCGTATGTTTCGTCGAAAGGCAAAGATATCGAAGGGATTGGCAGCGCCGACCTGTTTAAATATATCGCGGTGGGGACCTACTACTACTTCAACAAAAACATGGTGTTCTACGCAGAATACAAAATCAACCTGCTGGACAGTGATAACCCACTTGGCCTGTCTAATGATGATGTTACCGGTATTGGTCTGACCTACCAGTTCTGA
- a CDS encoding nitrate reductase has protein sequence MNSTCPYCGVGCGVKVTPQPSGAFQVEGDTQHPANQGRLCVKGAALGETLGHQGRLLYPQVNGQRVSWDEALQQVASDLQQIIDNYGAQAVAFYASGQLLTEDYYVANKLMKGFIGVGNIDTNSRLCMASAVVGYKRAFGADAVPCCYDDFDHSDLVILVGSNAAWAHPVAYQRLVAAKKQRPDMQVVVIDPRRTATCDLADLHLPLRPGSDAALFNGLLHWLSQHQAIDSSMLPQLDGVEAALAAAQPWDSRAVAEFCQLEQAQVEAFYQRVVASHNLLTLYCMGINQSGSGSDKCNAIINVHLLSGKIGRAGSGPFSLTGQPNAMGGREVGGLANQLAAHMNFEPDDIDRLQRFWHSDRVARQPGLKAVELFQAIERGEVKAVWIMGTNPAVSLPDGHRVAQALARCDKVIVSDVSQHTDTTAWADILLPAQGWGEKNGTVTNSERRISRQRGFVAAAGEARPDWWILAEVAKRMGFADAFSWQHPADIFREHAALSGFENHGTRAFDISGLAQLTNAQWDALQPLQWPVNAQYPQGCARLFSERTFFHANGKARLLPISPRLPVAQVSAGWPLMMNTGRIRDQWHTMTRTGSVPRLMQHHNQPFVEIHPQDARQHQINEGDLVRVQSATGWLVVRAQLSGGQQRGSVFVPMHWTRQFAAQANVDLLVSAHLCPESGQPESKQTPVRLRRWHSDWQGELFLRDTVTVTDIRALWWARTPYPAATRYTLAADGDPQQWLSRQFDLSELTLQYADGQGMFRRVLGWQSGELVLAFYADGVRPQLDEAFIAAAFSQPVQTAQHRHALLAGYAAQSEAKGRTVCSCFGVGEQQIVAAIASGCVTPEALGKKLQCGTNCGSCIPELKQLITRSEIIQPG, from the coding sequence GTGAACAGCACCTGTCCTTACTGCGGCGTCGGCTGCGGCGTGAAAGTCACGCCACAGCCGTCAGGCGCATTTCAGGTTGAGGGCGACACGCAGCATCCGGCGAATCAGGGGCGGCTGTGCGTCAAAGGTGCGGCGCTGGGTGAAACGCTGGGGCATCAGGGGCGTTTGCTGTATCCGCAGGTCAATGGTCAGCGGGTCAGCTGGGATGAGGCATTGCAGCAGGTTGCCAGCGATCTGCAACAGATTATTGATAACTATGGCGCGCAGGCGGTAGCGTTTTATGCCTCCGGCCAGCTGCTGACTGAGGATTACTACGTCGCCAATAAACTGATGAAGGGTTTTATTGGCGTCGGCAATATTGATACTAACTCGCGACTCTGTATGGCTTCGGCGGTAGTTGGCTATAAACGCGCATTTGGCGCGGATGCGGTGCCGTGCTGCTATGACGACTTTGACCACAGTGACCTGGTCATTCTGGTCGGATCTAACGCCGCATGGGCGCACCCGGTGGCTTATCAGCGGCTGGTCGCGGCGAAAAAACAGCGGCCTGATATGCAGGTGGTGGTTATCGATCCGCGTCGCACCGCCACCTGCGATCTCGCCGATCTGCATTTACCGCTGCGGCCGGGCAGTGATGCCGCATTGTTTAATGGCTTACTGCACTGGCTGTCGCAGCATCAGGCCATCGACAGCAGCATGCTGCCGCAGCTCGACGGCGTTGAGGCGGCACTGGCGGCGGCGCAGCCGTGGGACAGCCGGGCCGTTGCTGAGTTTTGCCAGCTGGAACAGGCTCAGGTCGAAGCGTTTTATCAGCGGGTGGTTGCCAGTCACAACCTGCTGACGCTGTATTGCATGGGGATTAACCAGTCGGGCAGCGGCAGCGACAAATGTAATGCGATTATTAATGTGCATCTGCTGAGCGGCAAAATCGGCCGCGCTGGTAGCGGGCCTTTTTCGCTGACCGGGCAGCCTAATGCCATGGGCGGTCGTGAAGTGGGTGGGCTGGCGAATCAGCTGGCGGCACATATGAACTTCGAGCCGGACGATATCGACCGTTTGCAACGTTTCTGGCACAGCGATCGGGTGGCGCGACAGCCAGGGCTGAAAGCGGTGGAGTTGTTTCAGGCAATTGAACGCGGTGAAGTGAAAGCCGTCTGGATTATGGGCACCAATCCGGCGGTATCGCTACCGGACGGTCATCGGGTGGCTCAGGCGCTGGCACGCTGTGACAAGGTGATCGTCTCTGACGTCAGCCAGCATACCGACACCACTGCCTGGGCCGATATTCTACTGCCCGCGCAGGGCTGGGGCGAAAAAAACGGCACGGTGACCAACTCTGAACGGCGTATCTCGCGCCAGCGCGGTTTTGTCGCAGCGGCGGGCGAGGCGCGGCCCGACTGGTGGATTCTCGCCGAGGTAGCGAAGCGCATGGGCTTTGCCGATGCGTTTAGCTGGCAGCATCCGGCAGACATTTTTCGCGAACATGCGGCGCTCTCCGGCTTTGAAAATCACGGTACGCGTGCATTTGATATCAGCGGGCTGGCACAGTTAACTAACGCGCAGTGGGATGCGCTGCAACCGCTGCAATGGCCGGTCAATGCTCAATATCCTCAGGGATGCGCGCGACTGTTCAGTGAACGGACGTTTTTCCATGCCAACGGTAAAGCGCGCCTGCTGCCAATCAGCCCGCGTTTACCGGTGGCGCAAGTCAGCGCTGGCTGGCCATTAATGATGAATACCGGCCGCATCCGCGATCAGTGGCACACCATGACGCGAACCGGCAGCGTGCCACGCCTGATGCAGCATCACAACCAGCCGTTTGTCGAAATTCATCCACAGGATGCCCGCCAGCATCAGATTAACGAAGGCGATTTGGTGCGGGTGCAGTCGGCCACCGGCTGGCTGGTGGTGCGCGCCCAGCTTTCCGGCGGGCAACAGCGCGGCAGCGTGTTTGTACCGATGCACTGGACGCGTCAGTTCGCCGCGCAGGCCAATGTTGATTTGCTGGTATCAGCGCATCTTTGCCCGGAGTCTGGCCAGCCGGAAAGCAAACAGACGCCGGTACGCCTGCGCCGCTGGCATAGCGACTGGCAGGGAGAGTTATTCTTGCGTGACACTGTCACTGTCACTGATATTCGGGCGCTGTGGTGGGCGCGTACGCCATACCCTGCTGCCACGCGCTATACGCTGGCCGCTGATGGCGATCCGCAACAGTGGCTGTCCCGGCAGTTCGATCTGAGTGAACTGACCTTGCAGTATGCCGACGGACAAGGGATGTTCCGGCGCGTGCTCGGCTGGCAGTCAGGAGAACTGGTGCTGGCATTTTATGCTGATGGCGTTCGTCCACAGCTGGATGAGGCGTTTATCGCTGCGGCGTTCAGCCAGCCGGTGCAGACGGCGCAGCACCGGCACGCTTTACTTGCCGGTTATGCAGCACAGAGCGAGGCGAAAGGCAGAACGGTTTGTAGCTGTTTTGGCGTCGGCGAACAGCAAATTGTCGCGGCCATCGCCAGTGGCTGCGTTACCCCCGAAGCGCTGGGTAAAAAATTACAGTGCGGCACCAACTGTGGTTCCTGCATTCCTGAACTCAAACAGTTAATTACCCGAAGTGAAATCATTCAGCCGGGTTAA
- a CDS encoding YchO/YchP family invasin, with protein sequence MSILQRNKGFCTLLMLSGIGLAVSEASALQTDTQVAEYPFDNPARFSEMQSGLPELGGASASSDAFATKLATVARDIGQASMNSTTDDPLRKQAGEWAFNHFRDELAERVVDRGQSLLSPYGSASLSLQVDMEGNLNGSNAQLLTPWQDKYQYLTFTQVGVTEADNSTIGNAGLGQRWFAGNWLLGYNAFVDRQFDNGLQRAGIGTEAWGDFLRFSANYYHPIAGWRDDSSSSQTRLARGYDITTQGYLPFYRQLGVSLTYEQYLGDNVDLFNSGNRYRNPVAVKVGVNYTPVPLLSFTASHKEGEGGESQDQFGMKVNYRIGVALSKQLSANNVAEARSLRGSRYDTVERNNTPVLEFRQRKTLSVFLATPPWQLQPGETLPLKLQIRAANPVSKVSWQGDTQTLSLTPPANNSDPQGWTIIMPQWDNSPGASNEYRLSVTLEDSKQQRVTSNWITLKASPPMSLENNRGGSFDLMAP encoded by the coding sequence ATGTCGATATTGCAGCGCAATAAAGGGTTCTGTACGCTCCTGATGCTTAGCGGCATCGGGTTGGCCGTGTCTGAAGCCAGCGCGCTGCAAACCGACACGCAGGTTGCTGAGTATCCTTTCGACAATCCCGCACGCTTCAGTGAGATGCAAAGCGGTTTGCCCGAACTGGGCGGCGCCAGTGCCAGCAGTGACGCTTTTGCCACCAAATTAGCCACGGTCGCCAGGGATATTGGTCAGGCCAGTATGAACAGTACGACTGACGATCCGCTAAGAAAGCAGGCCGGTGAGTGGGCCTTCAATCACTTCCGCGATGAGCTGGCAGAGCGGGTCGTCGATCGCGGCCAGAGCCTGCTTTCGCCCTATGGTTCAGCCAGCTTGTCATTGCAGGTTGATATGGAAGGCAACTTAAACGGCAGTAATGCGCAGTTGCTGACGCCGTGGCAGGATAAATATCAGTATTTAACCTTTACACAGGTCGGCGTAACCGAAGCGGATAACAGCACCATCGGCAATGCCGGTTTAGGCCAGCGTTGGTTCGCCGGTAACTGGCTGCTGGGCTACAACGCCTTTGTCGACCGCCAGTTTGACAACGGTTTGCAGCGGGCCGGAATTGGCACCGAGGCCTGGGGTGACTTCCTGCGTTTTTCAGCCAATTATTACCATCCGATTGCCGGCTGGCGCGACGACAGCAGCAGTTCACAGACGCGTCTGGCGCGTGGTTATGACATTACCACTCAGGGGTATCTGCCTTTTTACCGTCAGCTGGGCGTATCGCTGACTTATGAGCAGTATCTCGGGGACAATGTCGATCTGTTTAACAGCGGCAACCGCTATCGCAATCCGGTGGCGGTTAAAGTTGGCGTTAATTACACTCCGGTGCCGCTGCTGAGTTTTACCGCTTCGCATAAAGAGGGCGAGGGGGGAGAGTCTCAGGATCAGTTTGGTATGAAGGTGAATTATCGCATTGGGGTGGCGCTGAGCAAGCAGCTTTCGGCTAATAATGTCGCAGAGGCGCGTTCGCTGCGCGGCAGCCGTTATGATACCGTTGAACGCAACAATACGCCGGTGCTGGAGTTCCGCCAGCGTAAAACGCTGTCGGTGTTCCTCGCGACCCCGCCGTGGCAGTTGCAGCCTGGAGAAACGCTGCCGTTGAAACTGCAAATCCGCGCGGCTAATCCTGTCAGTAAGGTCAGCTGGCAGGGTGATACCCAGACCCTGAGCCTGACGCCACCCGCCAATAACAGCGATCCGCAGGGCTGGACGATCATTATGCCGCAGTGGGACAACTCGCCGGGCGCCAGCAACGAGTACCGATTGTCGGTGACGCTGGAAGACAGTAAACAACAGCGCGTGACCTCCAACTGGATCACGCTGAAAGCCTCGCCGCCAATGTCACTGGAAAATAACCGTGGCGGCAGTTTTGACCTGATGGCACCCTGA
- a CDS encoding ABC transporter ATP-binding protein, translated as MNHIIQVQNVSQRFNTASGEFIALDNVSFNISEGETVSLIGHSGCGKSTLLNLIAGLTQPTEGGLLCDNREIDGPGPERAVVFQNHSLLPWLTTYDNVALAVNQVFKGRMSKTEMREWIVHNLELVQMGHALDKRPGEISGGMKQRVGIARALAMKPKVLLMDEPFGALDALTRAHLQDAVMRIQQKLNTTIVLITHDVDEAVLLSDRVLMMTNGPAAHVGEILTVDLPRPRSRVALADDPRYHHLRQQVLHFLYEKHSSAA; from the coding sequence ATGAACCACATTATTCAGGTACAGAACGTCAGTCAGCGCTTCAACACCGCCAGCGGTGAGTTTATCGCGCTGGATAACGTCAGCTTCAATATCAGCGAAGGCGAGACCGTCAGCCTGATTGGCCACTCTGGCTGCGGCAAATCAACACTGCTGAATCTGATCGCCGGATTAACCCAGCCGACGGAAGGTGGCCTGCTGTGTGATAACCGTGAAATCGACGGCCCCGGCCCGGAGCGCGCGGTGGTGTTTCAGAACCACTCATTGCTGCCGTGGCTGACCACTTACGACAACGTGGCGCTGGCGGTGAATCAGGTGTTTAAAGGCCGCATGAGCAAGACAGAGATGCGCGAGTGGATCGTCCATAATCTCGAACTGGTGCAGATGGGCCATGCGCTGGATAAGCGCCCGGGTGAGATCTCCGGCGGCATGAAGCAGCGCGTCGGTATCGCCCGCGCGCTGGCAATGAAGCCAAAAGTGCTGCTGATGGATGAGCCGTTCGGGGCGCTCGATGCACTGACGCGTGCCCATTTACAGGATGCGGTGATGCGTATTCAGCAGAAACTGAACACCACTATCGTGCTGATCACCCATGACGTTGATGAAGCAGTGCTGCTGTCGGATCGGGTGTTAATGATGACCAACGGCCCGGCGGCGCACGTCGGTGAGATTCTGACGGTGGATCTGCCGCGCCCCCGTTCGCGGGTGGCGCTGGCCGATGATCCGCGTTATCACCATCTGCGTCAGCAGGTGCTGCATTTCCTTTACGAAAAGCACTCCAGCGCGGCGTAA
- the nirB gene encoding nitrite reductase large subunit NirB — translation MVEHLLVIGNGMAGMRMVETLLQLAPARYRITVIGREARGNYNRIMLSPVLSGEKAFADTVLNAPHWYAEQSITLISGEAVQSVDIARHRLTTDRRTLSWDKLVFATGSSPSMPDIEGIGRPHVSGFRTLDDVEQMLSDHGPVAVLGGGLVGIEAAAALRLRGREVALIHRNPWLMDRQLDRQAGELLCDSLQQRGISCYPGSGIRVINSDTVTLSGGQQLNAQRVIIATGVTPETTVARAAGLVCQRGIVVNGQLQTAQPDVYALGECCEINGESFGLLAPCLLQAAILAHRLAGQPLNDFYSQDNGVRLKVTGIDVFSAGDIGEQGQTSLTSFDPLSADYRRLFLRDGKLSGVLLFGDISQSAALIKKLQRGDAVTSAALFDAEEPLYRQPLAAGINVMSKPVLVVIGHGMVGHHFLEQLVDKQLHHHYQVVVYGEERHVAYDRVHLSEYFAGSTHADLSLVAENFFEQYGIELRSHSEVVAIDRQRKCVRDTNGHEMAWDKLVLATGSSAFVPPIPGSQSANCFVYRTLDDLDAIAARARQAKRGVVIGGGLLGLEAANALKQLGLETHVVEFAPRLMAVQLDDGGAQMLRRKIEALGVTVHTQKETREITEQPDGGLTLNFADGETLETDLVLFSAGIRPRDQLARDAGLTLGPRGGIDIHDTCITSDSAIYAIGECALWNRQIFGLVAPGYQMARVLAANLAGEAAAFTGADMSTRLKLLGVEVASFGDAHGRTPGSQSYHWTNGPQEIYKKIVVSADGKKLLGGVLVGDSSEYSTLLQMMLNDMALPDAPETLILPQSAGAPARALGVAALPDSAQICSCHNVSKSDICGAVLSGAGDMAAIKSCTKAATGCGGCSALVKQVMEFQLANLGVEVKKDICEHFAWSRQELHHLIRVNQIKSFEQLLAQYGHGHGCEVCKPLVGSLLASCWNEYLLKPAHLPLQDTNDRHFANIQKDGSYSVVPRVPAGEITAQGLIAIGQVAARYNLYSKITGGQRIDLFGARLDQLPAIWQELVAAGFETGHAYGKSLRTVKSCVGSTWCRYGVQDSTGFAIQLENRYKGLRAPHKIKMAVSGCTRECAEAQSKDIGVIATDKGWNLYVCGNGGMKPRHADLFASDLDDQTLLRYVDRLLMFYVRTADRLQRTSVWMDNMEGGLDYLRAVVIEDSLGIASELEQEMQRVVEAYQCEWQTTLENPDRRALFRSTLNSDQPDETVRWQHQRGQICPSTEATIPLQQLPAEQWTRLCQLDEIPPMAGIGARLGSVRIALFRFGEQLYALDDIEPGTHASVISRGLLGDAGGEAIVISPLYKQRFRLRDGQSLDRLDLQLRCWPVKLENGAVLVANFPLSVAPIAIAVAS, via the coding sequence ATGGTCGAACATCTGCTGGTAATCGGTAATGGCATGGCGGGAATGCGCATGGTGGAAACCCTGCTGCAACTGGCACCGGCGCGTTATCGCATTACGGTGATTGGCCGTGAAGCGCGGGGTAATTACAACCGCATTATGCTCTCGCCAGTGTTAAGCGGTGAAAAAGCGTTTGCCGACACCGTGCTGAACGCCCCGCACTGGTATGCCGAACAGAGCATCACGCTAATAAGTGGTGAAGCGGTGCAATCGGTGGATATTGCGCGTCACAGGCTGACTACCGATCGGCGCACCCTGAGCTGGGACAAGCTGGTCTTCGCCACTGGCTCTTCACCATCGATGCCGGATATTGAGGGTATCGGTCGGCCACACGTCAGCGGCTTTCGCACGCTGGATGATGTCGAACAGATGCTGAGTGATCACGGCCCGGTGGCTGTACTGGGCGGCGGCCTGGTCGGCATTGAAGCGGCGGCGGCACTGCGCTTGCGCGGTCGCGAAGTGGCGCTGATTCATCGTAATCCCTGGCTGATGGATCGCCAACTGGACCGGCAGGCAGGCGAGCTGCTGTGTGACTCGCTGCAACAGCGCGGCATTAGCTGTTATCCCGGTAGCGGTATCAGGGTGATTAACAGTGACACTGTCACGTTATCCGGCGGACAGCAACTGAATGCTCAGAGGGTGATTATTGCCACCGGAGTCACGCCAGAAACGACCGTGGCGCGGGCCGCGGGCCTGGTTTGTCAGCGCGGCATTGTGGTCAACGGCCAGCTGCAAACGGCCCAGCCCGATGTTTACGCGCTGGGAGAGTGTTGCGAAATCAACGGTGAAAGTTTCGGGCTGCTGGCACCTTGCCTGCTGCAGGCCGCGATTCTCGCACATCGGCTGGCAGGCCAGCCGCTGAATGACTTTTATTCGCAGGATAACGGCGTGCGGTTAAAAGTCACCGGTATTGACGTATTCAGCGCCGGAGATATTGGCGAACAGGGGCAAACCAGCCTGACCAGTTTCGATCCGCTCAGTGCTGACTATCGCCGCCTGTTTCTCCGCGATGGCAAGTTAAGCGGCGTATTGCTGTTTGGCGATATCAGCCAGTCAGCGGCGCTGATTAAAAAATTACAACGCGGTGACGCAGTGACATCCGCCGCACTGTTTGATGCTGAAGAGCCACTTTACAGGCAGCCGCTGGCTGCAGGGATCAATGTTATGAGCAAACCGGTATTAGTTGTTATTGGCCACGGTATGGTGGGTCATCATTTTCTTGAGCAGCTGGTGGATAAGCAGCTGCATCATCATTATCAGGTGGTGGTCTACGGTGAGGAGCGCCATGTCGCTTACGACCGCGTGCACCTGTCGGAATACTTTGCCGGCAGCACCCATGCCGACTTATCGCTGGTCGCGGAAAACTTTTTTGAACAATACGGCATAGAGCTGCGCAGCCACAGCGAAGTGGTGGCGATCGATCGCCAGCGTAAATGCGTGCGCGATACCAACGGCCATGAAATGGCGTGGGACAAGCTGGTGCTGGCTACTGGCTCCTCGGCGTTTGTTCCACCGATTCCGGGCAGCCAGTCGGCAAACTGCTTTGTCTATCGCACCCTTGACGATCTTGATGCTATCGCCGCACGCGCACGGCAGGCTAAACGTGGCGTGGTGATTGGCGGGGGTTTGTTAGGGCTGGAAGCGGCGAACGCGCTAAAACAGCTGGGGCTGGAAACGCATGTGGTCGAGTTCGCGCCTCGACTGATGGCGGTGCAGCTGGATGACGGTGGCGCGCAGATGCTGCGGCGCAAAATTGAGGCGCTTGGCGTCACGGTGCATACGCAGAAAGAGACGCGCGAAATTACTGAACAGCCTGATGGCGGCCTGACGCTGAACTTTGCCGATGGTGAAACGCTGGAAACCGATTTAGTGCTGTTTTCCGCCGGTATTCGCCCGCGTGACCAACTGGCACGCGACGCCGGTCTGACCCTCGGTCCGCGCGGCGGCATCGATATTCATGATACCTGTATCACCTCCGACTCCGCTATTTATGCCATTGGCGAATGCGCGCTGTGGAACAGGCAGATTTTTGGCCTGGTGGCACCGGGTTATCAGATGGCGCGCGTGCTGGCGGCCAATCTGGCCGGTGAGGCGGCGGCGTTTACCGGTGCGGATATGAGCACCAGGCTGAAATTGCTCGGGGTGGAAGTGGCGTCATTTGGTGATGCGCATGGCCGCACGCCGGGTAGCCAGAGTTATCACTGGACCAACGGTCCGCAGGAGATCTACAAAAAGATCGTGGTATCGGCGGACGGTAAAAAGCTGCTTGGTGGAGTGCTGGTGGGTGACAGCAGCGAATACAGCACTTTATTACAGATGATGCTGAATGATATGGCATTGCCGGACGCGCCGGAAACGCTGATTCTGCCGCAAAGCGCCGGAGCACCGGCCAGAGCGTTGGGGGTTGCTGCACTGCCGGATAGCGCGCAGATCTGCTCCTGTCATAACGTCAGTAAAAGCGATATCTGCGGGGCGGTACTCAGCGGCGCGGGAGATATGGCCGCGATAAAAAGCTGTACTAAGGCGGCTACCGGCTGCGGTGGTTGTTCAGCGCTGGTGAAACAGGTGATGGAATTTCAGCTGGCGAATCTTGGCGTTGAGGTGAAGAAAGATATTTGTGAGCATTTCGCCTGGTCGCGTCAGGAACTCCATCACCTGATTCGCGTTAATCAGATCAAAAGTTTTGAACAGTTACTGGCGCAGTACGGTCATGGTCACGGCTGCGAAGTGTGTAAACCACTGGTCGGGTCGCTGCTGGCTTCCTGCTGGAATGAGTATCTGCTGAAACCGGCACATCTGCCGTTGCAGGATACCAATGACCGCCACTTCGCCAATATTCAAAAGGATGGCAGTTACTCGGTGGTGCCGCGCGTACCGGCCGGAGAAATTACCGCGCAAGGACTGATCGCCATTGGCCAGGTGGCCGCACGTTATAACCTCTACAGCAAAATTACCGGCGGTCAGCGTATCGATCTGTTTGGTGCGCGACTCGACCAACTGCCGGCAATCTGGCAGGAACTGGTGGCGGCCGGATTTGAAACCGGCCACGCCTACGGCAAATCACTGCGCACCGTGAAGTCCTGCGTCGGCTCCACCTGGTGCCGCTATGGCGTACAGGATTCCACCGGTTTCGCCATTCAGCTGGAGAATCGTTACAAAGGGCTGCGTGCGCCGCACAAAATTAAAATGGCGGTGTCTGGCTGTACCCGCGAATGTGCCGAAGCGCAGAGTAAAGATATCGGCGTGATCGCCACCGATAAAGGCTGGAACCTGTATGTCTGCGGCAATGGCGGCATGAAACCGCGCCATGCGGATCTGTTTGCCAGCGATCTCGACGATCAAACGCTGTTGCGCTATGTCGACCGCTTGCTGATGTTCTATGTGCGCACTGCCGACCGTCTGCAACGCACCAGCGTGTGGATGGACAATATGGAAGGTGGCCTCGACTATTTGCGGGCGGTGGTGATCGAAGACAGCCTCGGTATCGCCAGCGAGCTGGAACAGGAGATGCAGCGGGTAGTTGAAGCTTATCAATGCGAATGGCAGACCACGCTGGAGAATCCGGATCGCCGCGCGCTGTTTCGCAGCACCCTCAACAGCGATCAACCGGATGAAACCGTGCGCTGGCAGCATCAGCGCGGGCAGATTTGCCCGTCGACCGAAGCGACTATTCCGCTGCAGCAACTGCCTGCAGAGCAGTGGACCCGACTCTGTCAGCTTGACGAGATCCCGCCGATGGCCGGGATCGGTGCGCGGCTGGGCAGTGTGCGCATCGCGCTGTTCCGCTTTGGTGAGCAGCTGTATGCGCTGGATGATATCGAGCCGGGTACCCATGCCAGCGTGATCTCGCGGGGATTACTGGGCGATGCCGGAGGAGAGGCGATAGTGATTTCTCCCCTGTACAAACAGCGTTTCCGCCTGCGCGACGGGCAGAGTCTCGATCGACTCGATCTGCAACTGCGCTGCTGGCCGGTAAAACTGGAAAACGGCGCGGTACTGGTGGCAAATTTCCCGCTGAGTGTGGCACCGATTGCGATTGCGGTGGCGTCGTGA